A single region of the Lineus longissimus chromosome 14, tnLinLong1.2, whole genome shotgun sequence genome encodes:
- the LOC135498919 gene encoding uncharacterized protein LOC135498919 yields MGRKPNFSDAEKIRLIEAYDARKGLLVGKFSSNVSSRRKHDAWLEITDNVNSRNPHVVREMTELQKKWQNLTSAMKDEYREYKKALGKTGGGPPPKEPSIISQKVAAVIGEDDPSVYGIDGGFDSGAPKPKIATSVNTVPRLNITHSVATNDSSFSENEEENQTESFLQEPKMRTQKRKASSSLGCASAALASTSTKFQRLVQPSPVRSSLPNPCPPLPKNTEKDKTLKNLGNTDEMVVLQKELLASEKERCALEMDKLKLEKEKLVLEIKLLKMKTSKMEKEMENASVNSFQANDENIFTQL; encoded by the exons ATGGGGAGGAAACCGAACTTTTCTGATGCGGAAAAAATCCGCCTCATTGAGGCGTACGATGCTCGGAAAGGGTTACTAGTGGGGAAGTTTTCGTCAAATGTTTCATCGAGGCGCAAACATGATGCTTGGCTTGAAATAACAGATAACGTAAATAGTCGAAATCCGCATGTTGTGCGAGAAATGACAGAACTACAGAAAAAGTGGCAGAATCTGACATCAGCTATGAAGGACGAATATAGGGAATACAAAAAAGCGCTAGGAAAGACAG gtGGTGGACCCCCTCCTAAGGAACCGTCGATAATTTCACAGAAAGTTGCAGCTGTTATTGGCGAAGATGATCCATCCGTGTATGGTATAGATGGCGGCTTTGATAGCGGTGCACCGAAACCTAAAATCGCTACATCAGTAAATACTGTCCCGCGCCTGAATATCACCCACAGCGTTGCAACCAACGACAG ttctttcaGCGAGAATGAGGAAGAGAATCAAACTGAGTCTTTTCTTCAAGAACCCAAGATGCGGACACAAaaacgaaaagcttcatcatcCCTTGGTTGTGCCTCGGCAGCCCTCGCCAGTACCTCAACTAAATTCCAAAGATTGGTGCAGCCTTCTCCTGTGAGGTCTTCATTGCCTAATCCTTGCCCACCGCTTCCCAAGAACACTGAAAAGGATAAAACCCTAAAGAATTTAGGAAATACGGACGAGATGGTAGTACTGCAGAAAGAACTGCTTGCTTCTGAGAAGGAAAGATGTGCGCTCGAGATGGATAAGCTTAAActtgaaaaggaaaaattgGTTCTAGAAATtaaattgttgaaaatgaaaacaagtaagatggagaaggagatggaAAATGCTTCTGTAAATTCATTTCAGGCAAACgatgaaaacatatttacacagttgtaa
- the LOC135498680 gene encoding uncharacterized protein LOC135498680 has translation MATLPVCSIPTFSGNPLDYKLFMRAFEHEVMSKTDSFADRLYYLEQYTAGEAKDILRSCVHMKPVEEYNQALALLKHHFGDEYRITTSYVEKALKWDTIQNEDEKALKAYALFLATVMNTLSTEDSMGLNELDHPKNLKELSTKLPLRMRAAWRKRAVDIQDVPGQRARFADFVKYVDKEARIATDPVFGNIVSAKSDKHAEARKSNTSTAKQRPKGSFVTNVSDTSSGSQDQSCTNEPFSCKLCSGAHPTVLHRNPESGTGQNTGNSAQTTDVRNGCTGVNQDCAIAIIPVKVKAGSKVLLTYAFLDNGSSASFMTERLMSELGASGREINLRVSTMTDKSKAVVSHEVKGLEISGLNGDYIPLPVLYTQTTLPITREDIPRPKDINRWPHLRHVPVTEVDTDIGLLIGSNVPKALEPWDIIKSEGNGLYAVKTVLGWTINRPLNETSNKGTVSINRVSIDQVPLEEQLKKFYETDFRERTIDDKPEFSAQDKKFMAMAEASVTLQDNSKYELGLPLKDGTIMPNNKRQAEQRLAMLKKRFQRDETYHEEYSLFMGNVLEKGYARAVPENELGRKDGKERVAVMADIESMFMRVNFPDNDASLLRFLWWKDGDVNNDVLEYQMKVHLFGATSSPSCANFALHQTAKDNAHSYDAVVTQALMRSFYVDDYLDSRGSADIAIPMVADVRELCAKGGFRLTKWISNDREVLKSIPEEELAKGVKDLDFDQDVHPSERALGVKWCPDSDTFGFKNAR, from the exons ATGGCCACCTTGCCAGTGTGCTCAATACCAACATTTAGCGGCAACCCTTTGGATTACAAGTTATTCATGAGGGCTTTCGAGCATGAGGTGATGAGCAAAACGGACAGCTTTGCGGATAGGCTGTACTATCTTGAACAATACACGGCAGGTGAGGCCAAGGACATTCTACGCAGTTGTGTTCACATGAAACCTGTGGAAGAGTATAACCAGGCGCTGGCCTTGCTAAAGCATCACTTTGGTGACGAATACAGAATCACAACGTCTTATGTGGAGAAGGCCCTGAAGTGGGACACCATCCAAAACGAGGATGAAAAGGCTCTCAAAGCCTATGCGCTATTCTTGGCAACAGTTATGAATACCTTGTCTACTGAGGACAGCATGGGCCTTAATGAACTTGACCACCCCAAGAACTTGAAGGAACTTTCCACCAAGCTACCTTTAAGGATGAGGGCAGCATGGAGAAAGAGGGCAGTGGACATTCAGGATGTACCAGGCCAAAGGGCCAGGTTCGCAGactttgtcaaatatgttgATAAGGAAGCAAGGATTGCAACAGATCCTGTGTTTGGGAACATTGTATCGGCTAAATCGGATAAGCATGCAGAGGCACGTAAATCAAATACGTCTACTGCTAAACAAAGGCCTAAAGGTTCATTTGTCACGAACGTAAGTGACACAAGTAGTGGCAGTCAGGATCAG TCGTGCACCAACGAACCATTTTCGTGCAAATTGTGCAGTGGAGCACACCCAACCGTTCTCCACAGGAATCCAGAATCAGGAACAGGGCAGAATACAGGAAATTCTGCACAAACAACCGACGTCAGGAATGGGTGTACAGGAGTCAATCAAGACTGTGCGATAGCTATCATTCCAGTGAAGGTCAAGGCTGGGAGCAAGGTCTTGCTCACGTATGCCTTTCTTGACAATGGCTCTTCAGCATCATTCATGACTGAAAGGCTCATGAGTGAACTGGGAGCAAGCGGCAGGGAAATAAACCTGAGAGTTAGTACTATGACTGACAAATCGAAAGCCGTGGTTTCACATGAGGTAAAGGGACTGGAAATAAGTGGATTAAACGGGGATTATATCCCACTCCCAGTGTTGTATACCCAGACAACGCTGCCTATCACGAGAGAGGATATTCCAAGACCAAAGGATATCAACAGATGGCCTCATCTCAGACACGTACCAGTTACCGAAGTAGACACAGACATAGGGCTACTGATTGGCTCTAATGTTCCCAAGGCTCTCGAGCCATGGGATATAATCAAGAGTGAGGGCAATGGGCTTTATGCAGTGAAAACTGTTCTGGGGTGGACAATAAACCGTCCCCTCAATGAAACATCAAACAAAGGAACAGTGTCAATAAACAGGGTCAGTATTGACCAGGTACCTCTCGAGGAACAATTAAAGAAGTTCTACGAAACTGACTTTAGGGAAAGAACAATCGATGACAAGCCTGAATTCTCCGCCCAGGATAAGAAATTCATGGCAATGGCTGAGGCTTCAGTCACGTTGCAAGACAATAGCAAATATGAGCTTGGTTTGCCATTAAAGGACGGCACCATCATGCCCAACAACAAGCGTCAGGCCGAACAGAGGCTGGCTATGTTAAAGAAAAGGTTTCAAAGGGACGAAACGTATCATGAGGAGTATAGTCTCTTCATGGGAAATGTCCTGGAAAAGGGCTACGCAAGAGCGGTTCCAGAGAATGAACTCGGCAGGAAAGATGGGAAG GAAAGGGTGGCTGTGATGGCCGACATAGAGTCCATGTTCATGAGGGTGAACTTCCCCGACAACGACGCCAGCCTCTTGCGATTTCTGTGGTGGAAGGACGGTGATGTAAACAATGACGTCTTGGAATATCAAATGAAAGTTCATTTGTTTGGTGCAACTTCCTCCCCGAGTTGCGCAAATTTCGCACTTCATCAAACAGCAAAGGACAATGCACATAGTTATGATGCGGTAGTAACTCAGGCTTTGATGAGATCGTTCTACGTCGATGACTATCTTGACAGCAGAGGCTCTGCAGATATCGCCATACCAATGGTTGCTGATGTTAGAGAGCTGTGTGCTAAAGGGGGGTTTCGGTTAACCAAGTGGATAAGTAACGACCGTGAGGTGCTGAAATCTATCCCAGAGGAGGAGCTTGCCAAGGGGGTGAAGGACCTGGACTTCGATCAGGACGTCCACCCATCGGAGAGAGCACTGGGAGTGAAGTGGTGCCCAGACTCAGACACCTTCGGATTTAAAAATGCTCGATAA